Proteins from a single region of Allofrancisella inopinata:
- the pgsW gene encoding poly-gamma-glutamate system protein → MKNMYWHRKYLSRYIILFLSAFMIISLYIVEKNLVIETKGYTQKLQAAETSSQAFKLTQNFFISKGYLCKDVGDVTCTGLVGLSMTEITTDSGDLYSKRSSVNPNIAAIFVSWLNELDLKKGDLVAVQETGSYPALDIAMLSAIKTLELKPLVIFSAGSSQYGANRPNFTWLDIYHNLVEKGMFDYSILGATLGGSRDNGYGMTPSAILKLNDAIKRNGYETINIPYKDATNTSVETRLKMYKEAAGDEKIKAYINVGGNMASIGLKQIKPESEKEDKGNKEKFANTKSNEQEDTFVKLPSFPSGVVKDLPPEYKNINSVAVNFLKEGIPVVNIRDINSSIIKKYGLAYNPTGVIPPGQGAAFSQKNYNSTLAIILLIIDISLVVGMAIISRKYLISYKTK, encoded by the coding sequence ATGAAAAATATGTATTGGCATCGTAAATATTTGTCGCGTTATATAATATTGTTTTTAAGTGCGTTCATGATAATTTCTTTATATATAGTAGAGAAAAACTTAGTTATCGAAACTAAAGGTTATACTCAAAAATTACAAGCAGCAGAGACCAGTAGTCAAGCTTTTAAACTTACACAAAACTTTTTTATATCTAAAGGTTACTTATGTAAAGATGTCGGTGATGTGACTTGTACTGGTTTGGTAGGTTTATCAATGACAGAAATTACTACTGATTCTGGAGATTTATATTCTAAAAGGTCTTCTGTTAATCCAAATATCGCGGCGATATTTGTTAGCTGGTTGAATGAGTTAGATCTTAAAAAAGGTGATCTTGTTGCTGTTCAAGAAACTGGATCATACCCTGCTTTAGATATTGCTATGTTATCAGCAATTAAAACTTTAGAGCTTAAACCTTTAGTTATATTTTCAGCTGGTTCTTCCCAATATGGGGCTAATAGGCCTAATTTTACATGGTTAGATATCTATCATAATTTGGTAGAAAAGGGTATGTTTGATTATTCAATTTTAGGAGCAACATTAGGGGGCTCTAGAGATAATGGTTATGGTATGACTCCTTCAGCGATTTTAAAATTAAATGACGCAATCAAGAGAAATGGTTATGAAACTATCAATATCCCATATAAAGATGCCACGAATACTTCTGTAGAAACGCGTTTGAAAATGTATAAAGAAGCTGCTGGTGATGAAAAAATCAAAGCATATATAAATGTTGGCGGTAATATGGCGTCTATAGGACTTAAGCAAATTAAGCCGGAATCAGAAAAAGAAGATAAAGGTAATAAAGAAAAATTTGCAAACACTAAATCTAATGAACAAGAAGATACGTTTGTTAAGTTACCTAGCTTTCCTTCTGGTGTAGTGAAAGATTTGCCTCCTGAATATAAAAATATTAATTCTGTTGCAGTAAATTTCTTAAAAGAAGGGATTCCAGTAGTTAACATTAGAGATATAAACTCATCTATTATTAAAAAGTATGGATTAGCATATAACCCAACAGGAGTTATTCCTCCAGGGCAAGGGGCAGCTTTTTCACAAAAAAATTATAACTCGACTCTAGCAATTATTTTATTGATAATAGACATAAGTTTAGTTGTTGGGATGGCTATAATTTCAAGAAAATATCTAATTTCTTATAAAACAAAGTAG
- the murG gene encoding undecaprenyldiphospho-muramoylpentapeptide beta-N-acetylglucosaminyltransferase: protein MDKLTNKNIIIAAGGTGGHIYPAMAVAELLRENRGNVTWVGAPNSMEAKLVANTFNIQYIKTSGIRGKSFVKKLLFPIKLATSTLKAYKILKQTKADLVIGFGGYVSGPVCLAAKLKKVPIIIHEQNAKIGLTNRVLAKLANKICLAFEIDNIKNYFNPQQLAKTKIVGNPVRKDILNLNNLEKNFSHPELRILVLGGSQGAKAINDIIPKLILKSKKHGIDIKVWHQTGALLFEQTQASYADIPQENIKEISAFIFDMAAAYKWADLVICRAGALTVSECAIAGLPTIFIPFPAAVDDHQFFNAQIIVKNNAGFCIRQDQMDLEKLISIIKPLVDDRDKLISLSNNAKKALIKNSSEQILECVKEVLC, encoded by the coding sequence ATGGATAAATTAACCAACAAAAATATAATAATAGCTGCTGGAGGCACTGGGGGACATATTTACCCTGCTATGGCTGTTGCTGAGCTTCTTCGTGAAAATAGGGGTAATGTAACTTGGGTGGGTGCACCTAACAGTATGGAAGCAAAGCTAGTAGCAAACACTTTTAACATACAATATATTAAAACATCTGGAATTAGAGGAAAAAGCTTTGTAAAAAAATTATTATTCCCTATAAAATTAGCTACTAGTACATTAAAAGCTTACAAAATCCTAAAACAAACCAAAGCAGATTTAGTTATAGGGTTTGGTGGATATGTTTCTGGACCTGTGTGTTTAGCAGCAAAACTAAAAAAGGTTCCTATAATCATACATGAACAGAATGCTAAAATTGGACTTACAAATAGAGTTTTAGCGAAATTAGCTAACAAAATATGTCTAGCGTTTGAGATTGATAATATAAAAAACTACTTTAACCCTCAACAACTAGCGAAAACAAAAATCGTTGGTAACCCAGTAAGAAAAGATATTCTAAACCTTAACAACCTAGAAAAAAACTTCTCTCATCCAGAACTAAGGATTTTAGTACTAGGTGGTAGTCAAGGTGCAAAAGCTATAAATGATATTATACCCAAGCTAATATTAAAATCTAAAAAACACGGTATAGATATTAAAGTTTGGCATCAAACAGGAGCTTTGCTCTTTGAGCAAACACAAGCTAGCTATGCTGATATCCCCCAAGAAAACATCAAAGAAATTTCTGCTTTTATATTTGATATGGCAGCAGCATATAAATGGGCAGATTTAGTGATTTGTCGAGCTGGTGCTCTTACAGTATCTGAATGTGCTATTGCCGGGTTACCAACTATATTTATACCTTTTCCGGCTGCAGTTGATGACCATCAGTTTTTTAATGCTCAAATTATTGTAAAAAATAATGCTGGTTTTTGTATTAGACAAGATCAGATGGATTTAGAAAAATTAATAAGTATAATTAAACCCTTAGTGGATGATCGCGATAAACTAATAAGCTTATCAAATAATGCAAAAAAAGCATTGATAAAGAACTCTAGTGAACAGATATTAGAATGTGTTAAAGAAGTTTTATGTTAA
- the pgsC gene encoding poly-gamma-glutamate biosynthesis protein PgsC codes for MDPLTLSIGIGLIVGLVFVSLLGLSTGGMVVPGYFALEMGAPDRVILTIIISIVIFGIVRLMSKFMIIYGRRRIAITVLLSFILGTICNSILSEHMTSSFYFDNIKVIGYIIPGLITLSIDRQGLIETIGSLLIASVIIRLLLIVLIGPQIVGI; via the coding sequence ATGGATCCATTAACTCTCTCTATAGGGATAGGTTTGATTGTTGGGCTAGTCTTTGTGTCACTTTTAGGTTTATCTACAGGTGGTATGGTTGTGCCAGGTTATTTTGCTTTAGAAATGGGGGCACCAGATAGAGTCATATTAACTATAATTATTTCGATAGTAATTTTTGGAATAGTTAGATTGATGTCTAAATTTATGATTATTTATGGTAGAAGAAGAATTGCTATTACAGTACTTTTATCTTTTATATTAGGGACTATATGTAATAGTATATTATCTGAGCATATGACTTCTAGTTTTTATTTCGATAATATAAAAGTTATAGGTTATATTATACCTGGTCTTATTACTTTATCTATCGATAGACAAGGCCTCATTGAAACTATTGGTTCATTATTAATAGCGTCTGTTATTATTCGTTTGTTACTGATAGTATTGATTGGCCCTCAAATAGTAGGAATATAA
- a CDS encoding YbaB/EbfC family nucleoid-associated protein, translating into MNFDMSKLMQQAQKMQEQMKKAQQERENIEVIGEAGAGLVKVIMTGKHDVKSVNIDQSLLNEDKEMLEDLIAAAVNSAVKKVEVNSSTDLQRMAQDAGINLPDGMKFPF; encoded by the coding sequence ATGAATTTTGATATGTCTAAATTAATGCAACAAGCACAAAAAATGCAGGAGCAAATGAAAAAAGCTCAACAAGAACGTGAAAATATAGAAGTAATAGGAGAAGCAGGAGCTGGATTAGTAAAAGTAATTATGACTGGTAAACATGACGTTAAATCTGTAAATATAGATCAAAGTCTTTTAAATGAAGATAAAGAAATGCTAGAAGATCTAATAGCTGCCGCTGTAAATAGTGCTGTTAAGAAAGTTGAGGTAAATTCTTCTACCGATCTACAGAGAATGGCTCAAGATGCTGGAATAAACCTACCTGATGGAATGAAATTTCCATTTTAA
- a CDS encoding 5'-methylthioadenosine/adenosylhomocysteine nucleosidase produces MRKIAILGAMEIEIQPILEKLDNYQIVEYANNKYYLANYQDKELIIAYSKIGKVFSAMTAAIMIERFGAECLLFTGVAGGLQELQVGDLLAATATVQHDVDITAFGYPHGKNPVSEIKIDTCKDMLQKAQLVAKELELDLKMGVIATGDQFICDTVKKDFVVGEFAAKAIEMEGGSVNLVCNELGISSLILRSISDTADGDAPENFDEFAKMAAQKSANFVFSLIQRI; encoded by the coding sequence GTGAGAAAAATAGCTATACTTGGTGCAATGGAAATTGAAATCCAGCCTATACTAGAAAAATTAGACAATTATCAGATAGTTGAATATGCAAATAACAAATATTACTTAGCTAATTACCAAGATAAAGAATTGATTATCGCATATAGCAAAATAGGGAAAGTATTTTCTGCTATGACAGCAGCTATTATGATTGAGCGTTTTGGAGCCGAATGTTTACTTTTTACTGGAGTAGCTGGAGGATTACAAGAGCTACAAGTCGGTGATTTGCTAGCAGCTACAGCGACAGTACAACACGATGTTGACATAACAGCATTTGGTTATCCACATGGTAAAAATCCAGTTTCAGAAATAAAAATAGACACCTGTAAAGATATGTTACAAAAAGCTCAATTAGTAGCAAAAGAATTAGAGTTAGATCTTAAAATGGGTGTAATTGCTACTGGAGATCAGTTTATTTGTGATACAGTAAAGAAAGATTTTGTAGTGGGGGAGTTTGCTGCAAAAGCCATAGAGATGGAAGGTGGTAGTGTTAATTTAGTATGTAATGAGCTTGGTATATCAAGTTTAATATTAAGGAGTATATCAGATACCGCAGATGGCGACGCACCAGAAAACTTTGATGAATTTGCTAAAATGGCAGCACAAAAATCAGCAAATTTTGTTTTTAGCTTAATACAAAGAATATAA
- a CDS encoding MazG nucleotide pyrophosphohydrolase domain-containing protein, giving the protein MSIKKAQESVSNLFSDITHPRLASFIALTEEVGELANEIMKKEIYEETNDFTKIKDEITDVFVSLLEVANLYNIDLETAFNEKIENLKPRIKEWNKAKNILSKKREKLD; this is encoded by the coding sequence ATGTCTATTAAAAAAGCTCAAGAAAGCGTTTCTAACCTTTTTAGTGATATTACCCACCCACGTCTTGCTAGTTTTATTGCTCTAACAGAAGAAGTAGGTGAACTAGCTAACGAAATAATGAAAAAAGAAATTTATGAAGAAACTAACGATTTTACAAAAATTAAAGATGAAATAACGGATGTGTTTGTCAGCTTATTAGAAGTTGCTAATTTATATAACATCGACCTTGAAACAGCTTTTAATGAAAAAATAGAAAACCTAAAACCACGTATAAAAGAGTGGAATAAAGCAAAAAATATTCTAAGCAAAAAAAGAGAAAAGCTCGACTAA
- the parC gene encoding DNA topoisomerase IV subunit A translates to MDLFSSLENRQSVGEFSEQAYLNYSMYVILDRALPHISDGLKPVQRRIIYAMSEIGLSYLSKYKKSARTVGDVLGKYHPHGDSACYEAMVLMAQDFSYRYPFIDGQGNWGSIDDPKSFAAMRYTESRLSKYAVLLLDELKKGTVDWVKNFDGTLDEPKLLPAQVPNILLNGAMGIAVGMSTYIPPHNITQVINACLHILSNPKASIDDILEIIEAPDYPAGANIISTKQEISEVYKSGTGSIRQQAVYDIDNDGNVIITKLPHQVSSAAVMEQIANQLKQQKITWIKNIQDESDDKEPVKIVLYSNTTKKNIKKLMGHLLATTDLEKSFRVNMNMIGLDNRPRVKNLLDILQEWLEYRKQTLRRRLTTSLDKVLARLHILEGLLIAFLNIDEVINIIRNYDDPSIELQNRFALSEIQAEAILNIRLRKLAKIEEIEIKKEQKELDKEKELLEGYLNSETKFKNLMKKEFKQILADFGDQRRSKIIEAEKAQALEEKDLIPNEKVTVLLSKAGWVRCAKGDNIDPTGLSYKPEDSHYLTTSGHSNIKIIFLSKLGKSYSMYIDKLPSARGYGEHITTYIPLDKADEIIGIAFVNTASHFLLANSSGKGFVIPSDDLVANKVTGKNIFDADDVVKFVAFDSSSKALIISAQGRAVIRDFSTFAELKKGKGKSIIKLDKKDKIKYLELFNPASQEIILNAGKRFIRIDNKNIDAYITDKPSGGGVLLPQGFRKITKVEIEEKQ, encoded by the coding sequence ATGGATTTATTTTCAAGTTTAGAGAATCGGCAATCAGTAGGTGAGTTTTCAGAACAAGCCTATTTAAACTACTCGATGTATGTGATTTTAGATAGAGCATTACCACATATCTCAGATGGTTTAAAGCCTGTGCAAAGGCGTATCATATATGCAATGAGTGAAATTGGGTTAAGTTACCTTTCTAAATACAAAAAATCTGCTCGCACAGTGGGTGATGTATTAGGTAAATACCATCCACATGGCGATAGCGCGTGTTATGAAGCTATGGTTTTGATGGCTCAAGATTTTTCTTATAGATATCCGTTTATAGATGGTCAGGGAAATTGGGGCTCTATTGATGATCCGAAATCATTTGCAGCAATGCGCTATACAGAATCTCGGCTTTCAAAGTACGCAGTTCTTCTTTTGGATGAGTTAAAAAAAGGTACCGTTGATTGGGTTAAAAATTTTGACGGTACTTTAGATGAACCAAAGCTTTTACCAGCACAAGTCCCCAATATATTATTAAATGGAGCTATGGGGATTGCTGTTGGTATGTCGACGTATATTCCACCTCATAACATAACACAAGTTATAAATGCTTGTTTACATATTTTATCTAATCCAAAAGCCAGTATAGATGATATTTTAGAGATAATTGAAGCACCAGACTATCCAGCTGGAGCTAATATTATAAGTACCAAACAGGAGATATCAGAAGTTTATAAATCTGGTACAGGATCAATTAGACAGCAAGCGGTGTATGACATTGATAACGATGGTAATGTTATTATCACAAAATTACCTCATCAAGTTTCAAGTGCAGCTGTTATGGAGCAAATAGCTAACCAACTAAAACAGCAAAAGATAACATGGATTAAAAATATTCAAGATGAGTCTGATGATAAAGAGCCTGTAAAAATAGTTTTATACTCCAATACCACAAAAAAGAACATTAAAAAGCTAATGGGACATCTATTAGCAACAACAGATCTTGAAAAAAGTTTTCGTGTAAATATGAATATGATAGGACTTGATAATCGCCCAAGGGTTAAAAATTTACTCGACATATTGCAAGAATGGCTTGAATATAGAAAGCAAACTTTAAGAAGAAGGTTAACTACAAGCTTAGATAAAGTATTAGCTCGTTTACACATTTTAGAAGGTTTGCTAATAGCTTTTTTAAATATAGATGAAGTAATCAATATTATCAGAAATTATGATGATCCAAGTATAGAGTTACAAAATAGATTTGCCCTTTCAGAGATTCAAGCTGAAGCAATACTTAATATCAGACTACGGAAGTTAGCAAAAATTGAAGAAATAGAAATTAAAAAAGAACAAAAGGAGCTAGATAAAGAGAAGGAGCTTTTAGAGGGTTATTTAAATAGTGAAACTAAATTTAAAAACCTTATGAAAAAAGAGTTTAAGCAGATACTAGCTGATTTTGGCGATCAAAGACGTTCAAAAATTATAGAAGCTGAGAAAGCTCAAGCCTTAGAAGAAAAAGATTTAATCCCTAATGAAAAGGTTACAGTTTTACTCTCTAAAGCAGGTTGGGTAAGGTGTGCTAAGGGTGATAATATAGATCCTACAGGGCTTAGCTATAAGCCGGAAGATAGCCATTATCTAACAACATCAGGACATAGTAATATAAAAATCATCTTTTTATCTAAACTAGGTAAATCGTATTCTATGTATATAGATAAATTGCCTTCAGCAAGGGGATATGGTGAGCATATTACAACTTACATCCCTTTAGATAAAGCAGATGAAATTATAGGTATTGCATTTGTAAATACAGCTTCACATTTTTTATTAGCAAATAGTAGTGGTAAAGGCTTTGTAATACCTAGTGATGATCTTGTAGCAAATAAAGTCACAGGGAAAAACATTTTTGATGCTGATGATGTGGTAAAATTCGTTGCTTTCGACAGTAGTTCAAAAGCTTTAATTATAAGTGCCCAAGGTAGGGCTGTAATTCGAGACTTTTCAACTTTTGCTGAGCTAAAAAAAGGTAAAGGCAAGTCTATAATTAAGCTTGATAAAAAAGATAAAATAAAATATTTAGAGCTTTTTAACCCAGCAAGCCAAGAAATTATTTTAAATGCGGGTAAAAGGTTTATACGCATAGATAATAAAAATATAGACGCTTATATTACAGATAAGCCATCAGGTGGTGGAGTGCTTTTACCACAGGGGTTTAGAAAAATCACTAAAGTTGAGATTGAGGAAAAACAGTGA
- the map gene encoding type I methionyl aminopeptidase: MSEIIIKTPEEIAKMRVAGKLAAEVLEMITPYVKEGVTTAELDKICHDYIVNEQQAYPAPLNYHGFPKSICTSINHVVCHGIPCDKKLKKGDIVNIDVTVKKEGFHGDTSKMFIIGEASVMAKKLVEVTHQCLWKGIEVVKPGNHFGDIGAVIESHAKKFGYSIVDTFCGHGIGKEFHEPPHVMHHGKMGTGAKFQEGMIFTIEPMINIGKRAVSVLKDGWTAVTKDRSLSAQWEHTILVTKDGCEVLTLREEEKV; this comes from the coding sequence ATGAGTGAAATAATTATAAAAACGCCTGAAGAAATAGCAAAAATGCGTGTGGCTGGTAAATTAGCAGCTGAAGTTTTAGAAATGATAACTCCATATGTTAAAGAAGGAGTAACCACAGCAGAACTAGATAAAATCTGTCATGATTATATAGTAAATGAACAGCAAGCTTATCCAGCGCCTCTTAATTACCATGGTTTTCCAAAGTCTATTTGCACCTCTATAAACCATGTTGTTTGTCATGGTATCCCTTGTGATAAAAAGCTTAAAAAAGGTGATATTGTAAATATAGATGTAACTGTAAAAAAAGAAGGCTTTCATGGAGATACAAGTAAGATGTTTATAATAGGGGAGGCTTCTGTTATGGCTAAAAAGCTTGTGGAAGTAACTCACCAATGTTTATGGAAAGGGATTGAGGTTGTTAAGCCAGGTAACCATTTTGGAGATATCGGGGCTGTTATAGAAAGTCATGCTAAAAAATTTGGTTACTCTATTGTAGATACTTTTTGTGGTCATGGTATTGGTAAAGAGTTTCATGAGCCACCACATGTAATGCATCATGGTAAAATGGGAACAGGAGCAAAATTTCAAGAGGGTATGATATTTACTATCGAGCCAATGATCAATATAGGTAAAAGGGCAGTATCTGTATTAAAAGATGGTTGGACAGCGGTGACAAAAGATAGATCTTTATCTGCTCAATGGGAGCATACTATATTGGTTACTAAAGATGGTTGTGAAGTATTAACTTTAAGAGAAGAAGAAAAAGTTTAA
- the gcvH gene encoding glycine cleavage system protein GcvH encodes MPEINKNYLYTQTNEWIQIKNNIARVGIDDYSQNEFGEIVYVDLPKFGQHYGKDEEICVIESVKTASDIYSPLSGKVVKINEKLVDNPKLVNNSCYDEGWIFELEFSDSKEIDQLFKPSEYEKYIAE; translated from the coding sequence ATGCCTGAAATAAATAAAAACTATTTGTATACGCAAACAAATGAGTGGATTCAAATAAAAAATAATATCGCTAGGGTAGGCATAGATGATTATTCACAAAATGAGTTTGGAGAGATAGTTTATGTTGACTTGCCTAAATTTGGTCAACATTACGGTAAAGATGAGGAAATTTGCGTTATTGAATCTGTTAAGACAGCTTCGGATATCTACTCTCCATTATCAGGCAAAGTGGTGAAAATCAATGAAAAACTAGTTGATAACCCTAAATTAGTAAATAACTCTTGTTATGATGAAGGGTGGATATTTGAATTAGAGTTTAGCGACTCTAAAGAAATTGATCAACTTTTTAAACCAAGTGAGTATGAGAAATACATTGCAGAATAA
- the recR gene encoding recombination mediator RecR codes for MNNKIFSPKITAVIESLRKLPTIGKKSSQRLTLYLLSKSPETAIDIAKSLIEATQSITNCKYCQALTENEICEICSDSKRDDSKLCIVENLLDLVAIEDANTFKGKYFILNGRISPLDGIGPKELKLDLLEKIIASRNINEIILAISPTVEGETTAHFISQIIGKNIIISRIGFGVPFGGELEYLDQQTLLHAFNSRTNI; via the coding sequence ATGAACAATAAAATATTCTCTCCAAAAATTACAGCTGTTATTGAGTCTTTAAGAAAGCTTCCTACTATTGGTAAAAAATCTTCACAAAGACTAACTTTATATTTATTAAGTAAATCGCCTGAAACAGCTATTGACATAGCTAAATCTCTTATAGAGGCTACTCAAAGTATTACTAACTGTAAATACTGTCAAGCTCTAACTGAAAATGAAATATGTGAAATATGTAGCGACTCTAAACGTGATGACTCTAAACTATGTATAGTAGAAAACTTGCTAGATCTCGTTGCCATAGAAGATGCTAATACTTTTAAAGGAAAATATTTTATCTTAAATGGAAGAATATCTCCCCTAGATGGTATAGGACCTAAAGAGTTAAAACTAGATTTATTAGAAAAGATTATAGCATCAAGAAATATAAATGAAATTATATTAGCAATTAGCCCTACAGTTGAGGGGGAAACTACCGCTCATTTCATATCACAGATTATAGGTAAAAATATAATAATTTCTAGAATTGGATTTGGGGTGCCATTTGGTGGTGAGCTTGAATACTTAGACCAACAAACTCTATTACATGCTTTTAATTCTAGGACAAACATTTAA
- a CDS encoding RelA/SpoT family protein has protein sequence MFCFYELNRLIFKYLPDLERLKIAEAFIFGADAHETQVRSSGEPYFTHPVAVACILAEVRMDVDTIIAALLHDVVEDTEHTHQEIQELFGSKVSQLVEGVTKLTQIRHKNIAEQQAENFRKMLLSVTKDVRVIFIKLADRLHNMRTLAPLKPEKKRRISQETLDVFAPIAHRLGINTLKEQLETLAFQGMYPYRYHILDEKVKKVEKNKEKVFYQVKETLIDKLGDLVSKDSIKARKKTIYSIYNKMRKKGISFEEIMDMYAYKVIVPSRIDCYVALGKIHELYKPIPQRFKDYIATPKANGYRSLHTVVLGPYNIPLEIQIKTLQMDRQAEYGIAAHWSYKIGEKTDKAIQRWLKKISDINVYTASSVEFLENVKTDMFNNDVFVFTPQGEIVELPQNSTCIDFAYYIHTDVGNKCIAARVNRKVVSLNYRLKQGDNIEIVTSAVADPNPAWLDFVETGRAKSAIKDFLKQQYKNVNYITGKELVESKLQEHNIDIKSIPNGIINGALFNYEGIETVNRFYLDTGLGLIDPTNFIEFIAKYVDDIQHSYSKSSASKVQIRYGDDQRIAECCLPLPGDEIKAIIAQDNIEVHRSSCNELYSILKMQDTKQIQAEWSVNNDDEPSFRARIAVTLKNIPGAVAKLTTTLAREGIDIRSLDMMSIDNKQAKLSAIVIVRNRRELYLLLRLIRKSDVTINVERILNKPT, from the coding sequence ATGTTTTGTTTTTATGAACTTAATAGGCTTATCTTTAAGTATCTTCCTGACCTGGAACGTTTAAAAATAGCAGAAGCTTTTATTTTTGGGGCAGATGCTCATGAGACTCAAGTACGTAGTTCTGGAGAGCCATATTTTACTCATCCTGTTGCAGTAGCTTGTATTTTAGCAGAAGTAAGAATGGATGTTGATACTATTATAGCAGCGCTACTTCATGATGTTGTTGAAGATACAGAGCATACGCATCAGGAGATACAAGAACTTTTTGGCTCTAAGGTATCACAACTTGTTGAAGGAGTTACTAAATTAACCCAAATTAGACATAAAAATATAGCAGAACAACAGGCAGAAAATTTTCGGAAAATGCTTTTATCTGTAACAAAAGATGTCCGAGTTATATTTATTAAATTAGCTGATAGATTGCATAATATGCGTACCTTGGCACCACTTAAGCCAGAAAAAAAAAGAAGGATTTCACAAGAAACTTTAGACGTATTTGCTCCTATCGCTCATAGGTTAGGTATTAATACTCTTAAAGAACAATTAGAGACTCTTGCTTTTCAGGGAATGTACCCTTATAGATACCATATTTTAGATGAAAAGGTTAAGAAGGTAGAAAAAAATAAAGAAAAAGTTTTTTATCAAGTTAAAGAAACTTTAATAGATAAATTAGGTGATTTGGTATCTAAAGATAGTATAAAGGCGCGTAAGAAGACAATCTATAGCATATATAACAAGATGCGTAAAAAAGGTATTTCTTTTGAAGAAATAATGGATATGTATGCTTATAAAGTAATAGTTCCTAGTCGTATTGACTGCTATGTGGCTTTAGGGAAAATTCATGAACTGTATAAGCCGATACCACAACGCTTTAAAGACTATATAGCAACCCCTAAAGCTAATGGTTATAGATCGTTACATACTGTTGTCTTAGGACCTTATAATATACCGTTAGAAATACAGATTAAAACACTACAGATGGATCGACAAGCAGAATATGGTATAGCAGCTCATTGGAGCTATAAGATAGGTGAAAAAACTGATAAAGCTATACAAAGGTGGCTTAAGAAGATATCAGATATTAACGTTTATACAGCTAGCTCTGTAGAATTTTTAGAAAATGTTAAGACGGATATGTTTAATAATGATGTTTTTGTTTTCACTCCACAAGGAGAAATAGTTGAATTACCCCAGAATTCTACATGTATAGATTTTGCTTATTACATCCATACAGATGTAGGTAATAAATGTATAGCTGCGAGAGTTAATAGAAAAGTAGTATCTCTTAATTACCGTTTAAAACAAGGAGATAACATAGAAATTGTAACTTCAGCAGTAGCTGACCCTAATCCCGCTTGGTTGGATTTTGTTGAAACTGGTAGAGCTAAATCAGCAATTAAAGATTTTCTAAAACAGCAATATAAGAATGTTAATTACATTACAGGTAAGGAGCTTGTTGAAAGCAAATTACAAGAACATAATATTGACATTAAAAGTATTCCTAATGGGATTATTAATGGAGCTTTATTTAATTATGAGGGTATAGAAACTGTAAATAGATTTTACCTAGATACTGGCTTAGGGTTAATAGATCCTACTAATTTTATTGAGTTTATAGCTAAGTACGTAGATGATATTCAACATTCGTATAGTAAATCCTCAGCATCAAAAGTGCAAATCAGATATGGAGATGACCAGCGTATAGCTGAGTGTTGTTTGCCTCTGCCTGGTGATGAAATAAAAGCAATAATAGCACAAGATAATATAGAGGTTCATAGAAGTAGCTGTAATGAGTTATATAGCATATTAAAAATGCAAGATACTAAACAGATACAAGCAGAATGGTCTGTAAATAATGATGATGAGCCTAGTTTTAGAGCTAGGATTGCTGTAACCTTAAAAAATATTCCTGGAGCAGTTGCTAAACTTACTACGACTTTAGCCAGAGAAGGCATAGATATTCGTAGCCTTGACATGATGTCAATCGATAATAAACAAGCTAAGCTTTCAGCTATAGTAATAGTGCGTAATAGAAGAGAGCTCTATTTATTATTACGATTAATTAGAAAATCAGATGTGACAATAAATGTAGAGAGAATTTTAAATAAACCTACTTAA